One genomic segment of Anguilla anguilla isolate fAngAng1 chromosome 2, fAngAng1.pri, whole genome shotgun sequence includes these proteins:
- the tap2t gene encoding antigen peptide transporter 2 — MASAGLRAYGTVLSCDLILWGVLWGGLVLLGWPSREGVALGWLWALGAGRWLLLHAVSVATASGRSRPVLRRWVATLCLLGPAFESGKAALQRQGSPGWSVPLPDPGVVALAAVAASSACLFWELTFPEAESGTGGGEKRQKAWALFVRVVRYSRPDALHLGAAFLFLTLAVLSEMCIPYYTGRVVDLLGSRYQHSSFLSAIGFMALFSFTSSLCAGLRGGMFMCSLSRLNRRMRHMLFHSLVQQEIGFFEETKSGSLTSRLSSDTDRMGRSVAMNMNVLVRSTVKVLGLLGLMLGLSWHLTVLTCVEMPLLALLQNFYNARAQALGQQLQDCEAEARAVAASALGAVRTVRSFGAEQAEARRYQEAVGRTRAVHTRKDTLKAVLLLLRRLVTVGVKVMMLIYGRRLIASGQLTNGGLLAFVLYQKDMATSTRQLVSICGEMLNCTGAASKVFEYLDRKPREERAGNLEPSRLEGRLTLRDVTFSYPTKPDAPALKGLSLELCPGKMTALVGPSGGGKSSCVGLLERFYEPHEGQVLLDGLPLHCYQHRYLHNKMAMVSQDPVLFSGSVRDNIAYGLEDCSLERIERAARKANAHKFICELEQGYDTDVGECGGCLSAGQKQCIAIARALVREPQILILDEVTSCLDLDTQLAMQDVLTGSVGQTVLVVAHRLKTVEQADRIVFLEDGAVVEQGTHQQLMASRGRYYRLREKLFSDLDSAGDSLSGAG; from the exons ATGGCGAGTGCTGGCTTGAGAGCGTATGGGACGGTCCTGTCCTGTGACCTCATCCTCTGGGGTGTGCTGTGGGGAGGTCTGGTCCTGTTGGGGTGGCCCAGCAGGGAAGGGGTGGCCCTGGGGTGGCTGTGGGCGCTGGGGGCTGGCAGGTGGCTTCTGCTCCACGCAGTTTCCGTGGCGACGGCGAGTGGGCGGAGCCGGCCGGTGCTGAGGCGTTGGGTGGCGACGCTGTGTCTCCTGGGCCCGGCGTTTGAGAGCGGGAAGGCGGCCCTGCAGCGGCAGGGCAGCCCCGGCTGGAGCGTCCCGCTCCCCGATCCGGGCGTGGTGGCCCTGGCCGCGGTCGCCGCCTCCTCCGCCTGCCTGTTCTGGGAGCTCACCTTCCCCGAGGCAGAGAGTGGGacgggaggaggggagaagcGGCAGAAAGCCTGGGCTCTGTTCGTCAGGGTGGTCCGTTACTCCCGGCCTGATGCCCTGCACCTGGGAGcggccttcctcttcctcacgcTGGCTGTCTTAA gtgagATGTGCATCCCGTACTACACTGGCAGAGTGGTGGACTTGCTGGGATCGCGGTATCAGCACAGTAGCTTCCTGTCTGCCATCGGATTCATGGCGCTGTTCTCCTTCACCAG CTCTCTGTGCGCAGGTCTGCGAGGGGGCATGTTCATGTGCAGCTTGTCCAGACTCAACAGGAGGATGAGACACATGCTGTTCCACAGCCTGGTGCAGCAGGAGATCGGCTTCTTTGAGGAGACTAAGTCAG GCAGCCTAACGTCACGCCTGTCCTCCGACACCGACAGGATGGGCCGATCCGTGGCCATGAACATGAACGTGCTCGTGCGGAGCACGGTGAAGGTGCTCGGCCTCCTGGGATTGATGCTGGGCCTGTCGTGGCACCTGACCGTCCTCACCTGTGTGGAGATGCCCCTCCTGGCCCTGCTGCAGAACTTCTACAATGCTCGCGCTCAG GCGCTggggcagcagctgcaggactgCGAGGCGGAGGCGCGGGCGGTGGCGGCGTCGGCCCTGGGGGCGGTGCGCACGGTGCGGAGCTTCGGCGCGGAGCAGGCCGAGGCGCGGCGGTACCAGGAGGCGGTGGGGAGGACGCGCGCCGTGCACACGCGCAAGGACACGCTGAAGGCCGTCTTACTCTTACTGCGCAGG CTGGTCACTGTGGGGGTGAAGGTGATGATGCTGATCTACGGGCGTCGGCTCATCGCCTCAGGTCAGCTGACCAACGGTGGCCTCCTGGCCTTCGTCCTCTACCAGAAGGACATGGCGACCAGCACGCGG CAACTGGTCTCCATCTGCGGGGAGATGCTGAACTGCACGGGCGCGGCGTCCAAGGTGTTCGAGTACCTGGACAGGAAACCCCGGGAGGAGAGGGCGGGGAACCTGGAGCCCTCGCGCCTGGAGGGACGCCTGACCCTCCGCGACGTCACCTTCTCCTACCCCACCAAGCCTGACGCGCCCGCCCTGAAG GGCTTGTCCCTGGAGCTGTGTCCTGGGAAGATGACTGCCCTGGTGGGGCCCtctgggggggggaagagctCCTGCGTCGGCCTGCTGGAGAGGTTCTACGAGCCGCACGAGGGACAGGTGCTGCTGGATGGGCTTCCCCTGCACTGCTACCAACACCGTTACCTGCACAACAAG ATGGCGATGGTATCCCAGGATCCCGTGCTGTTCTCAGGCTCTGTCAGAGACAACATCGCGTACGGCCTGGAGGACTGCTCCCTGGAGAGGATTGAGAGAGCAGCACGCAAGGCCAATGCTCACAAATTCATATGTGAGCTGGAGCAGGGCTATGATACAG aCGTAGGCGAGTGTGGGGGCTGTCTGTCAGCAGGACAGAAGCAGTGCATAGCCATCGCCAGGGCCCTGGTCAGAGAGCCCCAGATCCTCATTCTGGACGAAGTCACCAGCTGCTTGGACCTGGACACACAGCTGGCG ATGCAGGACGTCCTGACTGGCTCGGTGGGACAGACGGTTCTGGTGGTGGCCCACCGGCTGAAGACCGTGGAGCAGGCCGACCGCATCGTCTTCCTGGAGGACGGGGCGGTGGTGGAGCAGGGCACGCACCAGCAGCTGATGGCCAGTAGAGGGCGCTACTACAGGCTGAGGGAAAAGCTCTTTTCTGACTTGGATAGCGCTGGGGACTCGCTGAGTGGGGCTGGCTGA
- the slc16a5a gene encoding monocarboxylate transporter 6 produces MGGQGEAPHLRMRQSEGHTATDRPGGKSAGVIMETGARSSPQSAGTGTGPQTVEPSDSDSEERDEGERQSALPVAANSTVGGAPMGQQEAPDGGWGWVVLVASILVLALTLAFPSCIGIFYTDLQAAFQASNSETSWVPSIMTAALHAGGPLCSVLVERYGCRATVMLGGVLSGLGMAASSFTNSIMELYITAGVITGLGFCFSFQAAVTILGQYFVRRRAFANAMSSTGTAIGLSTLPFLAEFLRSQLGWRGSFLVLGGVLLNCCVCGAVMRPVSPKYGGPAAGRAPERRPPPSAQTKGAGPGERARAWLRAAAALLSRNMAFDLFCSNPRFAAFSLGVTWMMLGFVVPLIFLVPYATTHGMEQGSATLLLAILGFVNIAVRPPAGLLFGLPWFRGRHVYVFSAALLVNGLSNSLCCLGASFQVLLGYVLTYGLSMSVVGSLLFTVLMDVVEMRRFPAALGLLAIMESVTLLVGPPLAGMVVDRTGDYTYMFYTCSAIVASSALFIMLAFYWLDRRDREMSRPSNAEVGPQKPGVTLTPNCQYNSVPTGGGPAPTTKTVDVSSV; encoded by the exons GGGTGGCCAGGGAGAGGCACCGCATCTGAGGATGAGGCAGAGTGAGGGCCACACTGCCACCGACAGGCCGGGAGGTAAAAGCGCGGGCGTGATCATGGAGACGGGGGCCAGGTCCTCCCCTCAGTCAGCCGGCACGGGCACAGGGCCCCAGACGGTAGAACCCTCCGACAGCGACTCGGAGGAACGGGACGAAGGGGAGCGGCAGAGCGCGTTGCCCGTGGCCGCGAATAGCACCGTAGGGGGAGCTCCAATgggccagcaggaggcgccagacggtgggtggggctgggtggtgCTGGTGGCCAGCATCCTGGTCCTGGCCCTCACCCTGGCCTTCCCGTCCTGCATCGGCATCTTCTACACCGACCTGCAGGCGGCTTTCCAAGCCAGCAACAGCGAGACTTCCTGGGTACCCTCCATTATGACGGCGGCGCTGCACGCAGGAG GTCCGCTGTGCAGCGTGCTGGTCGAGCGGTATGGTTGCCGTGCAACAGTCATGCTGGGCGGGGTCCTGAGTGGGTTGGGTATGGCAGCCAGCTCCTTCACCAACAGCATCATGGAGCTTTACATCACTGCCGGGGTCATCACAG gGCTGGGGTTCTGCTTTAGCTTCCAGGCGGCGGTGACCATCCTGGGCCAGTACTTCGTGCGGCGGCGCGCGTTCGCCAACGCCATGTCCTCCACGGGCACCGCCATCGGCCTGTCCACCCTGCCCTTCCTGGCCGAGTTCCTGCGCAGCCAGCTGGGCTGGAGGGGCAGCTTCCTGGTGCTGGGGGGCGTGCTGCTCAACTGCTGCGTGTGCGGGGCGGTCATGAGGCCCGTCAGCCCCAAGTACGGGGGCCCCGCGGCGGGCCGAGCGCCGGAGcgccgccccccgccctccGCGCAGAccaagggggcggggccgggggagcGGGCGCGGGCGTGGCTGAGAGCCGCGGCGGCCTTGCTGTCGCGGAACATGGCCTTCGACCTGTTCTGCAGCAACCCGCGCTTCGCCGCCTTCTCCCTGGGCGTGACCTGGATGATGCTGGGCTTCGTGGTGCCGCTCATCTTCCTGGTGCCCTACGCCACGACGCACGGCATGGAGCAGGGCAGCGCCACGCTGCTGCTGGCCATCCTGGGCTTCGTCAACATCGCGGTGCGCCCGCCCGCCGGCCTGCTCTTTGGCCTGCCCTGGTTCCGCGGGCGCCACGTCTACGTCTTCTCAGCGGCGCTGCTGGTCAACGGGCTGAGCAACTCGCTGTGCTGCCTGGGGGCCAGCTTCCAGGTGCTGCTGGGATACGTGCTGACCTACGGCCTGTCCATGAGCGTGGTGGGCTCCCTGCTCTTCACCGTGCTCATGGACGTGGTGGAGATGAGGCGCTTCCCCGCCGCCCTCGGCCTGCTCGCCATCATGGAGAGCGTCACGCTGCTGGTGGGCCCGCCCCTCGCcg GCATGGTGGTGGACCGCACGGGGGACTACACTTACATGTTCTATACCTGCAGTGCCATCGTGGCCTCGTCTGCACTCTTCATCATGCTGGCTTTTTACTGGCTGGACAGACGGGACAGGGAGATGTCACGCCCCTCAAATGCTGAAGTGGGTCCACAGAAGCCAGGGGTCACCCTCACGCCAAACTGCCAATATAACAGCGTGCCGACAGGGGGGGGCCCGGCCCCCACCACAAAGACTGTTGACGTCAGCAGTGTGTGA